The Triticum dicoccoides isolate Atlit2015 ecotype Zavitan chromosome 6A, WEW_v2.0, whole genome shotgun sequence genome has a window encoding:
- the LOC119317726 gene encoding putative U-box domain-containing protein 42 isoform X2, with the protein MLIVPTADFSQEDSMASSKAIMERQTARRAPTNMTQILESLFASVNLAKDLTVRCRGRALQLTDDEMQSIAHDLESVIQNICDHLGRIPASALGSNANTDVAMKSNSRRGYTDVAMSMNAVTDMPNRRSVYESDMPRLVDFLQGMYHESHEFGGQTFNSLPEVTEYVEPLYDGFFCPLTKEVMTDPVMTEGGVTYDRRAIEEHFERYADSLEPVCCPVTKAPLQSKAVMSNASLKSVIAEWGMRNEAMRIRVARTALSLSTTEAMVLEAIHELKSLAKLRGKNKELMHKIGVTKVLSRLLDNHNEQIRLDTLELLSLLVKDEEGREIVGKTKAIARTVKLLSSSTIDERHAAVSFLLELSESQLLLEKIGSTAGSILILTTMKINDSDDPLAAEKSGAVLKNLEKCPKNIKYMAESGYLEPLWSHLVEGPEEVQMEMISYLSELVLYQEVTIEITESTSGVLIKMVHSCNTVVHKAALDVLVQLSSHHPNSKVLVEAGAVLVMVEELFIRKIDDEPESYRAKAATALANIVESGIDPDTTVVNKEGHVLTSKYCIYNFVSMLKCFIPDDFNLSIIRLLLALTAFAKPLDVMVSVVRENHRGHAIVELMSSPMEALSIAATRLLITLSAHIGHTIAERLCKTQGQPGRLVKSISHARQITERHAASVTLLSRLPHRNISLNLALVQEGAVSVLLSGIEEMQSSAKRRSRYAVQYMEGLVGSLVRLTATLYNPTVLKEAMDHSLASVLTELLAGAAGSAEVQRLAAVGLENLSYQSIKLSQMPPEEDPRPKKKTMLKRLMTTRAQGNKTLQHQQPVCPVHRGVCSTVTSFCLLEAGAVEGLLGSLESDSPRVVEAALGALCTLVDDRVDVERSVAALAELDAPRRVLGALRQHRENVLWQKCFCMVDKFLAHGDDRCVREVTGDRVLPAALVSAFHKGDAGAKQAAEGILTRLHRMPDYSATYMSVEI; encoded by the exons ATGTTGATAGTACCCACTGCCGATTTTAGCCAAGAGGACTCCATGGCGTCTAGCAAGGCCATAATGGAGCGTCAAACAGCTCGCAGGGCCCCAACCAATATGACACAGATACTGGAATCTCTATTTGCCAGTGTCAACCTTGCTAAAGACCTCACTGTAAGGTGTAGAGGAAGAGCGCTGCAACTCACAGATGATGAGATGCAAAGCATAGCACATGACCTGGAGAGTGTCATTCAGAACATATGTGATCATCTTGGCAGGATACCAGCATCAGCACTTGGCAGCAATGCTAACACTGACGTGGCAATGAAGTCAAACTCAAGGAGGGGCTACACCGATGTTGCTATGTCCATGAATGCAGTGACCGACATGCCCAATAGGAGGTCTGTCTACGAGAGTGACATGCCGAGGCTGGTGGACTTTCTGCAGGGAATGTACCATGAATCACATGAATTTGGCGGGCAGACGTTTAACTCTCTCCCAGAGGTCACGGAATATGTTGAGCCTCTGTATGATGGATTCTTCTGTCCACTGACGAAAGAGGTGATGACTGATCCTGTGATGACAGAGGGCGGTGTGACATATGACAGGAGAGCCATAGAGGAGCATTTTGAGAGGTATGCGGACAGTTTGGAACCTGTCTGCTGCCCTGTCACAAAAGCTCCATTGCAGAGTAAGGCAGTGATGAGTAATGCTTCCCTGAAGAGTGTGATTGCAGAATGGGGAATGAGGAATGAGGCAATGCGGATTAGAGTTGCGCGAACTGCGCTCTCTTTGTCGACTACTGAGGCTATGGTGCTCGAGGCCATACATGAGCTGAAATCGCTGGCCAAGCTGAGGGGGAAGAACAAGGAGCTGATGCATAAAATTGGTGTCACCAAGGTCCTATCACGTTTGTTGGACAACCACAATGAACAGATTCGGCTTGACACATTGGAGCTTTTGTCCTTGTTAGTTAAGGATGAAGAAGGAAGG GAAATCGTTGGAAAAACCAAGGCCATTGCCAGGACAGTTAAGCTACTGTCAAGTAGTACTATTGATGAAAGGCACGCGGCCGTCTCTTTCTTGCTAGAGCTTTCAGAGTCTCAGTTATTGCTGGAGAAAATTGGGTCAACTGCTGGAAGTATTCTGATTCTCACCACAATGAAGATTAATGATTCTGATGATCCACTTGCTGCTGAGAAATCTGGAGCAGTCCTCAAGAACCTGGAAAAGTGTCCAAAGAACATCAAGTACATGGCCGAAAGTGGCTACCTAGAACCCCTTTGGAGTCATCTTGTTGAAG GCCCAGAAGAGGTGCAGATGGAGATGATCAGCTACCTAAGCGAGTTGGTCCTATACCAGGAAGTCACCATTGAAATCACCGAGAGCACGTCGGGCGTCCTCATCAAGATGGTGCACAGTTGCAACACGGTGGTCCATAAGGCAGCACTCGATGTGCTGGTCCAGCTTTCCTCGCACCACCCCAACAGCAAGGTGCTCGTTGAGGCAGGTGCTGTCCTGGTCATGGTCGAGGAGCTTTTCATAAGGAAGATAGATGACGAACCCGAGAGCTACAGGGCCAAGGCTGCCACCGCCCTAGCCAACATTGTTGAGTCCGGCATTGATCCAGACACCACTGTGGTGAACAAGGAAGGCCACGTCCTCACGTCCAAGTATTGCATCTACAACTTTGTGTCCATGCTCAAGTGCTTCATACCCGACGACTTCAACCTCAGCATCATCCGCCTACTGCTTGCGCTCACCGCATTCGCCAAGCCCCTGGATGTCATGGTCTCAGTGGTCAGAGAGAACCACCGCGGCCATGCCATTGTGGAGCTCATGAGCTCCCCAATGGAGGCGCTTAGCATTGCTGCGACGAGGCTGCTCATTACCCTGTCCGCGCACATTGGCCACACCATCGCCGAGAGGCTCTGCAAGACGCAGGGGCAGCCGGGCAGGCTGGTCAAAAGCATCAGCCACGCCAGGCAAATCACCGAGCGGCATGCTGCTTCGGTGACGCTCCTCTCAAGGCTACCGCACCGAAACATCTCGCTCAACCTTGCGCTGGTGCAGGAGGGCGCCGTGTCGGTTCTGCTGAGCGGGATAGAAGAGATGCAGAGCAGCGCAAAGAGAAGGAGCAGGTACGCGGTACAGTACATGGAGGGTCTGGTGGGCTCGCTGGTGCGGCTCACCGCGACGCTGTACAACCCGACCGTTCTGAAGGAAGCGATGGACCACAGCTTGGCCTCGGTGCTGACTGAACTCCTCGCCGGAGCTGCCGGAAGCGCCGAGGTGCAGCGGCTCGCCGCCGTGGGGCTAGAAAACCTCAGCTACCAGTCCATCAAGCTGTCGCAGATGCCGCCGGAGGAGGACCCACGGCCAAAGAAGAAGACAATGCTGAAGCGCCTAATGACCACAAGGGCGCAAGGCAACAAGACCCTCCAACACCAACAACCCGTCTGCCCGGTGCACCGGGGAGTCTGCTCCACGGTGACGTCCTTCTGCCTCCTCGAGGCCGGCGCCGTCGAGGGCCTCCTTGGCAGCCTCGAGAGCGACAGCCCCCGGGTCGTGGAGGCCGCGCTGGGAGCGCTGTGCACGCTCGTCGACGACCGGGTGGACGTGGAGAGGAGCGTGGCCGCCCTCGCCGAACTGGACGCCCCGCGGCGTGTGCTGGGGGCGCTGAGGCAGCACAGGGAGAACGTGCTGTGGCAGAAGTGCTTCTGCATGGTGGACAAGTTCCTGGCGCACGGCGACGACCGGTGCGTGAGGGAGGTGACCGGGGACAGGGTGCTGCCGGCGGCGCTGGTGAGCGCCTTCCACAAGGGCGACGCCGGCGCCAAGCAGGCCGCCGAGGGCATCCTCACGCGGCTGCACAGGATGCCCGACTACTCGGCGACCTATATGTCCGTGGagatttag
- the LOC119317726 gene encoding putative U-box domain-containing protein 42 isoform X3 — MARNLEPKPEPDELRRAALPGFGPREHLRPQPPVPPSECASEEIQRVLFWRNRRQSRSFYNSSTVHTESQCSNLLGVMDTVMLIVPTADFSQEDSMASSKAIMERQTARRAPTNMTQILESLFASVNLAKDLTVRCRGRALQLTDDEMQSIAHDLESVIQNICDHLGRIPASALGSNANTDVAMKSNSRRGYTDVAMSMNAVTDMPNRRSVYESDMPRLVDFLQGMYHESHEFGGQTFNSLPEVTEYVEPLYDGFFCPLTKEVMTDPVMTEGGVTYDRRAIEEHFERYADSLEPVCCPVTKAPLQSKAVMSNASLKSVIAEWGMRNEAMRIRVARTALSLSTTEAMVLEAIHELKSLAKLRGKNKELMHKIGVTKVLSRLLDNHNEQIRLDTLELLSLLVKDEEGREIVGKTKAIARTVKLLSSSTIDERHAAVSFLLELSESQLLLEKIGSTAGSILILTTMKINDSDDPLAAEKSGAVLKNLEKCPKNIKYMAESGYLEPLWSHLVEGPEEVQMEMISYLSELVLYQEVTIEITESTSGVLIKMVHSCNTVVHKAALDVLVQLSSHHPNSKVLVEAGAVLVMVEELFIRKIDDEPESYRAKAATALANIVESGIDPDTTVVNKEGHVLTSKYCIYNFVSMLKCFIPDDFNLSIIRLLLALTAFAKPLDVMVSVVRENHRGHAIVELMSSPMEALSIAATRLLITLSAHIGHTIAERLCKTQGQPGRLVKSISHARQITERHAASVTLLSRLPHRNISLNLALVQEGAVSVLLSGIEEMQSSAKRRSRYAVQYMEGLVGSLVRLTATLYNPTVLKEAMDHSLASVLTELLAGAAGSAEVQRLAAVGLENLSYQSIKLSQMPPEEDPRPKKKTMLKRLMTTRAQGNKTLQHQQPVCPVHRGVCSTVTSFCLLEAGAVEGLLGSLESDSPRVVEAALGALCTLVDDRVDVERSVAALAELDAPRRVLGALRQHRENVLWQKCFCMVDKFLAHGDDRCVREVTGDRVLPAALVSAFHKGDAGAKQAAEGILTRLHRMPDYSATYMSVEI, encoded by the exons ATGGCGAGAAACctagagcccaagccggagccggacGAGCTCCGCCGCGCCGCCCTGCCGGGCTTTGGGCCCCGGGAGCACCTCCGTCCGCAGCCTCCGGTACCTCCCTCCG AATGTGCTTCAGAGGAGATACAGCGGGTGCTGTTCTGGCGAAATAGGAGGCAAAGCCGCTCATTCTATAACTCCTCTACAGTCCACACAGAGTCACAGTGCTCAAATCTCTTGGGTGTTATGGATACAG TCATGTTGATAGTACCCACTGCCGATTTTAGCCAAGAGGACTCCATGGCGTCTAGCAAGGCCATAATGGAGCGTCAAACAGCTCGCAGGGCCCCAACCAATATGACACAGATACTGGAATCTCTATTTGCCAGTGTCAACCTTGCTAAAGACCTCACTGTAAGGTGTAGAGGAAGAGCGCTGCAACTCACAGATGATGAGATGCAAAGCATAGCACATGACCTGGAGAGTGTCATTCAGAACATATGTGATCATCTTGGCAGGATACCAGCATCAGCACTTGGCAGCAATGCTAACACTGACGTGGCAATGAAGTCAAACTCAAGGAGGGGCTACACCGATGTTGCTATGTCCATGAATGCAGTGACCGACATGCCCAATAGGAGGTCTGTCTACGAGAGTGACATGCCGAGGCTGGTGGACTTTCTGCAGGGAATGTACCATGAATCACATGAATTTGGCGGGCAGACGTTTAACTCTCTCCCAGAGGTCACGGAATATGTTGAGCCTCTGTATGATGGATTCTTCTGTCCACTGACGAAAGAGGTGATGACTGATCCTGTGATGACAGAGGGCGGTGTGACATATGACAGGAGAGCCATAGAGGAGCATTTTGAGAGGTATGCGGACAGTTTGGAACCTGTCTGCTGCCCTGTCACAAAAGCTCCATTGCAGAGTAAGGCAGTGATGAGTAATGCTTCCCTGAAGAGTGTGATTGCAGAATGGGGAATGAGGAATGAGGCAATGCGGATTAGAGTTGCGCGAACTGCGCTCTCTTTGTCGACTACTGAGGCTATGGTGCTCGAGGCCATACATGAGCTGAAATCGCTGGCCAAGCTGAGGGGGAAGAACAAGGAGCTGATGCATAAAATTGGTGTCACCAAGGTCCTATCACGTTTGTTGGACAACCACAATGAACAGATTCGGCTTGACACATTGGAGCTTTTGTCCTTGTTAGTTAAGGATGAAGAAGGAAGG GAAATCGTTGGAAAAACCAAGGCCATTGCCAGGACAGTTAAGCTACTGTCAAGTAGTACTATTGATGAAAGGCACGCGGCCGTCTCTTTCTTGCTAGAGCTTTCAGAGTCTCAGTTATTGCTGGAGAAAATTGGGTCAACTGCTGGAAGTATTCTGATTCTCACCACAATGAAGATTAATGATTCTGATGATCCACTTGCTGCTGAGAAATCTGGAGCAGTCCTCAAGAACCTGGAAAAGTGTCCAAAGAACATCAAGTACATGGCCGAAAGTGGCTACCTAGAACCCCTTTGGAGTCATCTTGTTGAAG GCCCAGAAGAGGTGCAGATGGAGATGATCAGCTACCTAAGCGAGTTGGTCCTATACCAGGAAGTCACCATTGAAATCACCGAGAGCACGTCGGGCGTCCTCATCAAGATGGTGCACAGTTGCAACACGGTGGTCCATAAGGCAGCACTCGATGTGCTGGTCCAGCTTTCCTCGCACCACCCCAACAGCAAGGTGCTCGTTGAGGCAGGTGCTGTCCTGGTCATGGTCGAGGAGCTTTTCATAAGGAAGATAGATGACGAACCCGAGAGCTACAGGGCCAAGGCTGCCACCGCCCTAGCCAACATTGTTGAGTCCGGCATTGATCCAGACACCACTGTGGTGAACAAGGAAGGCCACGTCCTCACGTCCAAGTATTGCATCTACAACTTTGTGTCCATGCTCAAGTGCTTCATACCCGACGACTTCAACCTCAGCATCATCCGCCTACTGCTTGCGCTCACCGCATTCGCCAAGCCCCTGGATGTCATGGTCTCAGTGGTCAGAGAGAACCACCGCGGCCATGCCATTGTGGAGCTCATGAGCTCCCCAATGGAGGCGCTTAGCATTGCTGCGACGAGGCTGCTCATTACCCTGTCCGCGCACATTGGCCACACCATCGCCGAGAGGCTCTGCAAGACGCAGGGGCAGCCGGGCAGGCTGGTCAAAAGCATCAGCCACGCCAGGCAAATCACCGAGCGGCATGCTGCTTCGGTGACGCTCCTCTCAAGGCTACCGCACCGAAACATCTCGCTCAACCTTGCGCTGGTGCAGGAGGGCGCCGTGTCGGTTCTGCTGAGCGGGATAGAAGAGATGCAGAGCAGCGCAAAGAGAAGGAGCAGGTACGCGGTACAGTACATGGAGGGTCTGGTGGGCTCGCTGGTGCGGCTCACCGCGACGCTGTACAACCCGACCGTTCTGAAGGAAGCGATGGACCACAGCTTGGCCTCGGTGCTGACTGAACTCCTCGCCGGAGCTGCCGGAAGCGCCGAGGTGCAGCGGCTCGCCGCCGTGGGGCTAGAAAACCTCAGCTACCAGTCCATCAAGCTGTCGCAGATGCCGCCGGAGGAGGACCCACGGCCAAAGAAGAAGACAATGCTGAAGCGCCTAATGACCACAAGGGCGCAAGGCAACAAGACCCTCCAACACCAACAACCCGTCTGCCCGGTGCACCGGGGAGTCTGCTCCACGGTGACGTCCTTCTGCCTCCTCGAGGCCGGCGCCGTCGAGGGCCTCCTTGGCAGCCTCGAGAGCGACAGCCCCCGGGTCGTGGAGGCCGCGCTGGGAGCGCTGTGCACGCTCGTCGACGACCGGGTGGACGTGGAGAGGAGCGTGGCCGCCCTCGCCGAACTGGACGCCCCGCGGCGTGTGCTGGGGGCGCTGAGGCAGCACAGGGAGAACGTGCTGTGGCAGAAGTGCTTCTGCATGGTGGACAAGTTCCTGGCGCACGGCGACGACCGGTGCGTGAGGGAGGTGACCGGGGACAGGGTGCTGCCGGCGGCGCTGGTGAGCGCCTTCCACAAGGGCGACGCCGGCGCCAAGCAGGCCGCCGAGGGCATCCTCACGCGGCTGCACAGGATGCCCGACTACTCGGCGACCTATATGTCCGTGGagatttag
- the LOC119317726 gene encoding putative U-box domain-containing protein 42 isoform X1, whose amino-acid sequence MDTVMLIVPTADFSQEDSMASSKAIMERQTARRAPTNMTQILESLFASVNLAKDLTVRCRGRALQLTDDEMQSIAHDLESVIQNICDHLGRIPASALGSNANTDVAMKSNSRRGYTDVAMSMNAVTDMPNRRSVYESDMPRLVDFLQGMYHESHEFGGQTFNSLPEVTEYVEPLYDGFFCPLTKEVMTDPVMTEGGVTYDRRAIEEHFERYADSLEPVCCPVTKAPLQSKAVMSNASLKSVIAEWGMRNEAMRIRVARTALSLSTTEAMVLEAIHELKSLAKLRGKNKELMHKIGVTKVLSRLLDNHNEQIRLDTLELLSLLVKDEEGREIVGKTKAIARTVKLLSSSTIDERHAAVSFLLELSESQLLLEKIGSTAGSILILTTMKINDSDDPLAAEKSGAVLKNLEKCPKNIKYMAESGYLEPLWSHLVEGPEEVQMEMISYLSELVLYQEVTIEITESTSGVLIKMVHSCNTVVHKAALDVLVQLSSHHPNSKVLVEAGAVLVMVEELFIRKIDDEPESYRAKAATALANIVESGIDPDTTVVNKEGHVLTSKYCIYNFVSMLKCFIPDDFNLSIIRLLLALTAFAKPLDVMVSVVRENHRGHAIVELMSSPMEALSIAATRLLITLSAHIGHTIAERLCKTQGQPGRLVKSISHARQITERHAASVTLLSRLPHRNISLNLALVQEGAVSVLLSGIEEMQSSAKRRSRYAVQYMEGLVGSLVRLTATLYNPTVLKEAMDHSLASVLTELLAGAAGSAEVQRLAAVGLENLSYQSIKLSQMPPEEDPRPKKKTMLKRLMTTRAQGNKTLQHQQPVCPVHRGVCSTVTSFCLLEAGAVEGLLGSLESDSPRVVEAALGALCTLVDDRVDVERSVAALAELDAPRRVLGALRQHRENVLWQKCFCMVDKFLAHGDDRCVREVTGDRVLPAALVSAFHKGDAGAKQAAEGILTRLHRMPDYSATYMSVEI is encoded by the exons ATGGATACAG TCATGTTGATAGTACCCACTGCCGATTTTAGCCAAGAGGACTCCATGGCGTCTAGCAAGGCCATAATGGAGCGTCAAACAGCTCGCAGGGCCCCAACCAATATGACACAGATACTGGAATCTCTATTTGCCAGTGTCAACCTTGCTAAAGACCTCACTGTAAGGTGTAGAGGAAGAGCGCTGCAACTCACAGATGATGAGATGCAAAGCATAGCACATGACCTGGAGAGTGTCATTCAGAACATATGTGATCATCTTGGCAGGATACCAGCATCAGCACTTGGCAGCAATGCTAACACTGACGTGGCAATGAAGTCAAACTCAAGGAGGGGCTACACCGATGTTGCTATGTCCATGAATGCAGTGACCGACATGCCCAATAGGAGGTCTGTCTACGAGAGTGACATGCCGAGGCTGGTGGACTTTCTGCAGGGAATGTACCATGAATCACATGAATTTGGCGGGCAGACGTTTAACTCTCTCCCAGAGGTCACGGAATATGTTGAGCCTCTGTATGATGGATTCTTCTGTCCACTGACGAAAGAGGTGATGACTGATCCTGTGATGACAGAGGGCGGTGTGACATATGACAGGAGAGCCATAGAGGAGCATTTTGAGAGGTATGCGGACAGTTTGGAACCTGTCTGCTGCCCTGTCACAAAAGCTCCATTGCAGAGTAAGGCAGTGATGAGTAATGCTTCCCTGAAGAGTGTGATTGCAGAATGGGGAATGAGGAATGAGGCAATGCGGATTAGAGTTGCGCGAACTGCGCTCTCTTTGTCGACTACTGAGGCTATGGTGCTCGAGGCCATACATGAGCTGAAATCGCTGGCCAAGCTGAGGGGGAAGAACAAGGAGCTGATGCATAAAATTGGTGTCACCAAGGTCCTATCACGTTTGTTGGACAACCACAATGAACAGATTCGGCTTGACACATTGGAGCTTTTGTCCTTGTTAGTTAAGGATGAAGAAGGAAGG GAAATCGTTGGAAAAACCAAGGCCATTGCCAGGACAGTTAAGCTACTGTCAAGTAGTACTATTGATGAAAGGCACGCGGCCGTCTCTTTCTTGCTAGAGCTTTCAGAGTCTCAGTTATTGCTGGAGAAAATTGGGTCAACTGCTGGAAGTATTCTGATTCTCACCACAATGAAGATTAATGATTCTGATGATCCACTTGCTGCTGAGAAATCTGGAGCAGTCCTCAAGAACCTGGAAAAGTGTCCAAAGAACATCAAGTACATGGCCGAAAGTGGCTACCTAGAACCCCTTTGGAGTCATCTTGTTGAAG GCCCAGAAGAGGTGCAGATGGAGATGATCAGCTACCTAAGCGAGTTGGTCCTATACCAGGAAGTCACCATTGAAATCACCGAGAGCACGTCGGGCGTCCTCATCAAGATGGTGCACAGTTGCAACACGGTGGTCCATAAGGCAGCACTCGATGTGCTGGTCCAGCTTTCCTCGCACCACCCCAACAGCAAGGTGCTCGTTGAGGCAGGTGCTGTCCTGGTCATGGTCGAGGAGCTTTTCATAAGGAAGATAGATGACGAACCCGAGAGCTACAGGGCCAAGGCTGCCACCGCCCTAGCCAACATTGTTGAGTCCGGCATTGATCCAGACACCACTGTGGTGAACAAGGAAGGCCACGTCCTCACGTCCAAGTATTGCATCTACAACTTTGTGTCCATGCTCAAGTGCTTCATACCCGACGACTTCAACCTCAGCATCATCCGCCTACTGCTTGCGCTCACCGCATTCGCCAAGCCCCTGGATGTCATGGTCTCAGTGGTCAGAGAGAACCACCGCGGCCATGCCATTGTGGAGCTCATGAGCTCCCCAATGGAGGCGCTTAGCATTGCTGCGACGAGGCTGCTCATTACCCTGTCCGCGCACATTGGCCACACCATCGCCGAGAGGCTCTGCAAGACGCAGGGGCAGCCGGGCAGGCTGGTCAAAAGCATCAGCCACGCCAGGCAAATCACCGAGCGGCATGCTGCTTCGGTGACGCTCCTCTCAAGGCTACCGCACCGAAACATCTCGCTCAACCTTGCGCTGGTGCAGGAGGGCGCCGTGTCGGTTCTGCTGAGCGGGATAGAAGAGATGCAGAGCAGCGCAAAGAGAAGGAGCAGGTACGCGGTACAGTACATGGAGGGTCTGGTGGGCTCGCTGGTGCGGCTCACCGCGACGCTGTACAACCCGACCGTTCTGAAGGAAGCGATGGACCACAGCTTGGCCTCGGTGCTGACTGAACTCCTCGCCGGAGCTGCCGGAAGCGCCGAGGTGCAGCGGCTCGCCGCCGTGGGGCTAGAAAACCTCAGCTACCAGTCCATCAAGCTGTCGCAGATGCCGCCGGAGGAGGACCCACGGCCAAAGAAGAAGACAATGCTGAAGCGCCTAATGACCACAAGGGCGCAAGGCAACAAGACCCTCCAACACCAACAACCCGTCTGCCCGGTGCACCGGGGAGTCTGCTCCACGGTGACGTCCTTCTGCCTCCTCGAGGCCGGCGCCGTCGAGGGCCTCCTTGGCAGCCTCGAGAGCGACAGCCCCCGGGTCGTGGAGGCCGCGCTGGGAGCGCTGTGCACGCTCGTCGACGACCGGGTGGACGTGGAGAGGAGCGTGGCCGCCCTCGCCGAACTGGACGCCCCGCGGCGTGTGCTGGGGGCGCTGAGGCAGCACAGGGAGAACGTGCTGTGGCAGAAGTGCTTCTGCATGGTGGACAAGTTCCTGGCGCACGGCGACGACCGGTGCGTGAGGGAGGTGACCGGGGACAGGGTGCTGCCGGCGGCGCTGGTGAGCGCCTTCCACAAGGGCGACGCCGGCGCCAAGCAGGCCGCCGAGGGCATCCTCACGCGGCTGCACAGGATGCCCGACTACTCGGCGACCTATATGTCCGTGGagatttag